The genomic window AACAACAAGTGTTGACTCGCCAAATGATAATCATTATTATTTAAACCCATGAACAAACAACTACCCGACTCTATCGAACCTCTGGACTTAACGCTGTCTACAAAGCAGGACACAACGCCGGCTTTACGACAACGGTTAAACAGCGCCGAGCTATTTAATACCAGCCGCGAAGTGGTCATCGAACACGCCGGCGAGGAATACCGATTACGTTTAACACGTCAGGACAAATTAATCCTGACCAAATAATTTGTAAAAAACAGCCAGCCATCATCCAACACTTTCAGCTGTTGGAAGCCAGCCAATGTCAAAGACACGCTACATACCGTAGCTTCGGCAGACTCCATTCTGCCTAATATTGGGATGGTGAAATCAATGAACTCAAATAAACAACACAAGAAAGTAAGCCTTGCCGGTAACGCCGATTGTCGCGTGGTGTTTTGTCCTGA from bacterium includes these protein-coding regions:
- a CDS encoding hemin uptake protein HemP, whose product is MNKQLPDSIEPLDLTLSTKQDTTPALRQRLNSAELFNTSREVVIEHAGEEYRLRLTRQDKLILTK